A genomic window from Triticum urartu cultivar G1812 chromosome 7, Tu2.1, whole genome shotgun sequence includes:
- the LOC125520521 gene encoding endoglucanase 19-like, translating to MDPSRGGLVATVAVLHLLLFAPGMAAAFNYADALAKSIIFFEGQRSGKLPPGNRMPWRADSGLTDGAQYNVDLVGGYYDAGDNLKFGLPMAFSTTMLAWSVADFGKFMGAELPHARAAVRWGADYLLKAATATPGALYVQVGEPGRDHACWERPEDMDTPRSVYRVDANKPGSDVAGETAAALAASSIAFRRSDPAYASRLLHAAMEVFDFADRHRGSYSDSLSSEVCPFYCSYSGYHDELLWAASWLHRASNNASYMTYVEAYGMQLGAGDDDYSFSWDDKRVGTKVLLSRGFLRRKLQGLQLYKAHSDSYICSLVPGTSGFQAGQYTPGGLIYKEGESNMQYVTTATFLLLAYSKYLKSSGATVCCGGGVVSPADLVALAKRQVDYILGKNPAGRSYMVGFGARYPERAHHRGASMPSVRAHPGRIGCDAGFQYLHAGGANPNVLVGAVVGGPDSRDGFDDDRGNYAQSEPATYINAPLVGALAFFAGTTRK from the exons ATGGACCCGAGCAGAGGCGGCCTGGTCGCCACTGTGGCGGTGCTCCACCTGCTGCTGTTCGCTCCGGGCATGGCAGCGGCGTTCAACTACGCAGACGCGCTCGCCAAGTCCATCATCTTCTTCGAGGGCCAGCGCTCCGGCAAGCTGCCCCCCGGCAACCGCATGCCGTGGCGCGCCGACTCTGGCCTCACCGACGGCGCGCAGTACAAT GTGGATCTGGTCGGCGGGTACTACGACGCGGGCGACAACCTCAAGTTCGGGCTGCCGATGGCCTTCTCCACGACGATGCTGGCCTGGAGCGTCGCCGACTTCGGCAAGTTCATGGGCGCCGAGCTGCCCCACGCCAGGGCCGCCGTGCGCTGGGGCGCCGACTACCTCCTCAAGGCCGCCACCGCCACCCCCGGCGCGCTCTACGTCCAGGTCGGCGAGCCGGGGCGCGACCACGCGTGCTGGGAGCGCCCCGAGGACATGGACACGCCCCGGAGCGTCTACCGCGTCGACGCCAACAAACCGGGCTCCGACGTCGCCGGCGAAACGGCCGCGGCGCTGGCGGCGTCCTCGATCGCGTTCCGCCGCTCCGACCCGGCCTACGCCTCCCGCCTACTCCACGCCGCCATGGAGGTGTTCGACTTCGCCGACCGGCACCGCGGCTCCTACAGCGACTCCCTCAGCTCCGAGGTCTGCCCGTTCTACTGCTCCTACTCGGGCTACCACGACGAGCTCCTGTGGGCGGCGTCGTGGCTGCACCGCGCGTCCAACAACGCGTCGTACATGACGTACGTGGAGGCGTACGGCATGCAGCTGGGCGCCGGCGACGACGACTACTCCTTCAGCTGGGACGACAAGAGGGTCGGCACCAAGGTGCTGCTCTCCAGGGGGTTCCTGCGGCGCAAGCTGCAGGGGCTGCAGCTCTACAAGGCTCACTCCGACAGCTACATCTGCTCGCTCGTCCCCGGGACGAGCGGCTTCCAGGCCGGCCAGTACACGCCGGGAGGGCTCATCTACAAGGAGGGCGAGAGCAACATGCAGTACGTGACGACGGCGACGTTCCTGCTGCTCGCCTACTCCAAGTACCTCAAGTCCAGCGGCGCCACCGTGTGCTGCGGCGGCGGCGTCGTGTCGCCGGCCGACCTGGTGGCGCTGGCGAAGCGGCAGGTGGACTACATCCTGGGGAAGAACCCGGCGGGGAGGTCGTACATGGTCGGGTTCGGGGCGCGGTACCCGGAGCGCGCGCACCACCGGGGCGCGTCCATGCCGTCGGTGCGCGCGCACCCGGGCCGAATCGGCTGCGACGCCGGGTTCCAGTACCTCCACGCCGGCGGGGCGAACCCGAACGTGCTCGTCGGCGCCGTGGTGGGCGGGCCGGACTCGAGGGACGGCTTCGACGACGATCGCGGCAACTACGCGCAGTCCGAGCCCGCCACCTACATCAATGCGCCGCTCGTCGGTGCCCTCGCGTTCTTTGCCGGAACCACCAGGAAGTAG